The window AAGCGAACCCTATCTTGACGCGGAGGCCGAGGCGCTGACGTTGAAGCCGCGCCTCGAACATCGCCTCGACAGGCCGATCCTTGCGACGGAACTCGGTATGATCCTGGGGGTACAGCCGGAATACCTGCAGGCCGCCCTGGATGCGATTGCCGATGAGTATGGTGATCTGGATGCCTACCTGGAGCGCGCCGCCGGCCTGACGGCAGCGAAACGGGCGGCGATGCAAACCGCCCTTCTCGAATGATCCGGATGGGGACGTCCACTGACAGCGGAATCAGAAAGCGCTATGAAGAAACGGCAGTTTTCGGGGGCCGGCGGGGTGAGCCTCGCCGCCGATGCGGGGGGAGATCCGTCGCATCCGTGCGTGGTGCTGCTGCACGGCGGCGGCCAGACCCGGTTTTCCTGGGGGAAGGCGGCTCATGACCTGGTGGCGATGGGCTATTACGTCGTTTCGGTGGACCTGCGCGGTCATGGTGAAAGCGGGTGGGCGCCGGACGGCGACTACCGGACCGACGCGTTCGTCGACGACCTGCACGCCCTGATCGAACAACTGCCTGGGCGCCCGGCGCTGGTGGGGGCTTCGCTCGGGGGCATCACGTCGCTGATCGCGATCGGGGAGACCGCGCGCCCGGTCGCCAGTGCGCTGGTGCTGGTCGACGTGGTGCCGCGCCTCGACCAGAACGGTACCAGGGAGATTCGCGGGTTCATGGCCGCCAATCCTCAGGGTTTCGCTTCGGTCGCCGAGGCTGCGGACGCGGTCACGCGCTTCCTTCCGCATCGTCCGCGTCCGCCCAGCGTCGAGGGCCTGAAAAAGAATCTGCGGTTGGCGCCGGACGGGCGTTTCTACTGGCATTGGGATCCGGCGATGATCCACGGCCAACGCCCGCTGGACGCCTCCGGCATTGCCGAGCGCTTGTGCGATGCCGCACGCAATGTACGGGCTCCGACCCTGCTCGTGCGCGGTCTGCGCAGCAATGTGGTCAGTCAGGACGGGGCCGACGAACTGCTTCGCCTGATTCCGGGCTGCGAGATCGTCGAAGTGAAGGGCGCAGGTCACATGGTGGCCGGGGACAAGAACGACCGGTTCAACGATTCGGTCGAATCCTTCCTGCGCAGGACCATCAGGATCGACGGGCAACTCGACCGGGTGCCAAGCGCCTGCGCGTGAAGGCCGCCCGGCCGCCGTGCCGCTGCCTGCGGTGCGATGGCCCAATATCCGTCATCTTTTCGCTCCTTGGCGTCGGCGCGGCCTTGCCTCGCTTCTCCCTGCTGGGGGCATGCTTCCATTGCATCGTGAACCGTTTCGGCGACAGGCCTCAGGGCCCCGCATTGTCGGGAGCTTCGCGCAACGGATTGGGGAGCCGTGCCCGTCTGGCGGCCATAATGTGTGAATGGTTGAACATTTGTTGACGTGTAGCCAGAGGTTCGATACTGTTCGCACATCGCATCGTTGCGCCCCTGTGGGTTCCTCCGTCCGGGATCCCGGGGGCGATCAAATACAGCAAGACAACCGGCCGCCCGTGGGCCGGTCGAATTGAACAGATAAAGGAGACGTCGATGCAGGCTGCGCAGTACATCCAGGAAGCTCTCTATATCGGCGGACAATGGGTAAAACCCGCGGCGTCCGCGGTGCTCGAGGTCCGCTCGCCGGCCACGGAGGAGATCATCGGGCGCGCGCCGTCGTGCTCGCCTGCCGATATCGACCGGGCCGTCCAGGCGGCCCGTGCGGCCTTCGAGGGTCCCGCTTCGGCGTGGGCGCGCACCACGGTGACGGAACGCATCGCCTACCTGCGCGCGTTCGGCGCCGCCTTGAAGAAACGGCGCCAGCAACTGGCCGAAGTGACGAGCGACGAAGGCGGTCAGCCGCTGGCGAAGAATTGCGTCTATCAGGTCGACAAGGCCCTGTCGATCATCGATTACTACGC is drawn from Azoarcus sp. DN11 and contains these coding sequences:
- a CDS encoding alpha/beta hydrolase, with amino-acid sequence MKKRQFSGAGGVSLAADAGGDPSHPCVVLLHGGGQTRFSWGKAAHDLVAMGYYVVSVDLRGHGESGWAPDGDYRTDAFVDDLHALIEQLPGRPALVGASLGGITSLIAIGETARPVASALVLVDVVPRLDQNGTREIRGFMAANPQGFASVAEAADAVTRFLPHRPRPPSVEGLKKNLRLAPDGRFYWHWDPAMIHGQRPLDASGIAERLCDAARNVRAPTLLVRGLRSNVVSQDGADELLRLIPGCEIVEVKGAGHMVAGDKNDRFNDSVESFLRRTIRIDGQLDRVPSACA